Genomic DNA from Solanum pennellii chromosome 3, SPENNV200:
ATTtcgtagaaaattatttttttcacttgatttcaattttcttcaataaaaaaataaaatctcattttaTGTAGCACAAATTCCTTTTTAATTCAATCCAAAAAGAAAGTCACCtactataattaaaattaatttaactttaaaatacctttttatatattcttaatgaaatgatttacaaCCATGTCAAATATCTAAGTACTGTTTTACATTGATGGATCAAATCATTCTAAAAAAAGTGATATGCTTAACACAAACTTTTCTTTTTGCCTGCTCCTGGAAAAGAGTTGATTCAATAGACAAGTCGAGCAGAAGGGAAGAGCTTCCCAAATCCTACGGTCAAGAAAAAGGCTAAGAGCACTTATTTAACTTCTAGCTCGTTAGGGATAGGGTTCCTAATACTAAGGCTGATAATGCCGTATACTACGACTGGAAAAAAGAATTGACCTCTCGAGAATTCATTTTTAAGGTCTCATTATGACCTTAAGGACTCCTTTAAAGTGGGTTAAAACCTCATTTCTTATAATAGAAATAGGATTGTAAATCTAAAAGGATTGGTGCATAGATAATGCaattgatgaaaaaaaaggaTCTGGTCTTTCATTACCAATTCCTTTCATTTGATTCGGGATGATTTGTCCAATCCTGCTGGACGAGATCATAAGTTTCAAAagtctcatttttttttattaaatatcatGTTAAATCAAAcggtatcacataaattgaaacgaagAAAATCCTCGAATAATTCGTGAATCCCACTATCTTATCAAATAACCGATTGAGTTGTaacacatgaaaaataattgaaatgaatatgatgtatattATCAGTGTCATTGAACCCAATGCTAGAACTagaaataattaacaaaaatatttaaacttttacaaatatcaatttatccaaatttcatgattttaggAGCAAATCTCAAAAGCCTATCTAAAGTGCTAGGCAAAAACTTCCTAGCAAACAAGTAACACATGTTACTGGGCTGCCCATTATACTCACATTTGGTCCCATTTCTCATCCCATAAAGCAAATCTTCTGTCACATCAGGCCTGATAAATTTTGTTGGATGAGGCCCACCTTTGGCCCAATCAACCCAAGTCAAtgttctattttcatttttccacCAATATTTCATTGTCACAAATGTTGGCAAATAATGTTCATCTGAATAACATGCTGGCCTACAAAACCTCTTGaataaattagaatatttttgatCTGATATTATGTCGATGGCGATCTCTCGATCGACCTCGAACCATTGGGACCCTTTTCGCCATTGGGCTAGGGTTACCAATGGTTTCATTTTCTTGTTGTAACGGCCTCGTCCCACGGGGCTTATTAAATCGTAAGACTCCATGAATGTGTTTGCGGAGTTGATGATGTAGTCATAGATGGTTGTGAAGTCGTATAGAGGAATGCATGACTCTGAAAGAAGCACGAAACGTTCGTTCGATATGTCTAATAACGCGTTCGCTAGTAATCGTCGCTCTGCTTCCACCATGTTAAATTTTCCCCATTCTACTTTCTGCATAAAATAACATGTTAAAATGTTGAGTTTATGATTTACTAAACAATTAAATCTTCCAACTAACTAGGTGGGGGGGAAAAtgtttttttgcaaaaaatttcAATGGACTCAAAAATATACTTTCCTAAAAGCCCAGATAGTTATCCTTCTAAAGTGGTTAATTGGGCCAACTCCAATATGGACTCTGCTTCAAACATAAAGAAAGGaacttaaaaagaattaaccTAAATAACCATCGTTCATATTACATGCATATTTATTAACTATAAAAAGTAAATTGTAAATCTGACCAACTATTTATGTAAAagtttcgatttttttttttgtggagtCCAACATGTTCTTCTAGAGTTCACgtgaaaaagataaaagatgCCAAGGCACAGAAGAAAGGAATTTTATAAAGTGTTTTTTTTCTCTAAGTTGGCAAAAGGAGtagagaataaaaaaaatttacaagagAAAGTGTTTTGTCTTGAAAACTTATTCAACTAGTTTCTTACCctaaaaaacatcaatttttagaatcaaatatTTATCACCACATCAAAAGCTATATAAGTGATAATAGTAAAAGTGAATTTAggattttaaaacatttatagATATAGTTCAAAAGTTTTTGAACACACTAATAATATATGAGCAAAAACTATTAGTTTTTCGTGAACCATAGATAACATTCTGGatctattatttataatatatttttttttgttaattaaatcTATCAAACAAGCACCATAAGTTTGGTACATCACATAAGTCCCTCCATAAGCATCATAATTAGCATTAATTACACAAACAAAAGTGTCGTAAAATAGTCTAATCTTACAATATTATAGCCAAAGAGTAGCAGGATTCTCGGTAATTAATGCCAAAAGACGCGTTTTTAAAACACAAGACAAATAAATGGTCTAAGTCAACTAATATATGGTGTGATGTATATTCATCAAAATCTGCTATTTAGAATATTGCATcatcaacaaaatataaaaacttatattcgatagattcaaaatttaaatttaataatttaactcGTGGATCCGGCTCAGTTTTCATGCTGTCTAGTAAAACACGGACCATTTGATACGGCACCAGTTGATTTTTTTCTCCTCAccaaactttatatatttttgcacTATACTAGGTTTGTGCGTAATACTTTATAAATGAACTTGTAGATCTCTAGACcatgaaaacaaacaaaacattaCTTTTTGTAGCTAATTTAAAAAGATTGTCATTGCATATGAATCAGCTATAAGAAAaagatttaagttatatatacgGATAATACAAAATGTGTAAAACTAAGTTATCTATCAAATTTTGTTAGAAGTACACAAAttaatatgcatatatatttatttaatttttttgataagaaTATAGAATCTATGAAAAATTAACTGAATTCGTCCGAACCCATGAATCCCACAACCTAGCTCCGCTTCTGGTCTAACGGATGgctaaatatcatttttttcatcacATTGTAATTAATACTTCTCATATATTAGTTCGAGTTCAtgcaaaaataacaattatattCTCATCTGTCCAAACTTTGATAGAATAATTTAGCCTAAACACCATAATTATGTATCAAAATACTTATGGTTAAATATTGAGTTTAGGCAAATGAAGATGTTGAGTACTTAAGATAGTGCATGGTAAATCCCATATCCGTAAAATTGCTATGTATAATGACCTAGATTCGAAGCAGACAATatcaaatgaaaattataattaatatatcaatAGTGATAGTAAATTAAACTTACCTTACTTGCTACTCTTCTGTCATGAAAAATAGGTCCTTCTTGTGGAGCACTTCCATTAAAAGATGGTTGAGAatgaatataaatagaataaagGCCTTCATGTCCTTGGAAAAATCTTTCCCATAATGGTGCCAATGGTAAACTTCCTCTTGCAAGAAACATAAAAGCAATCTTTGGTTTTCTATTAAATGGCAAATCACTAACACTTGGCACCATCATAGCCCTCCATATCAAGTCTTCATCTTTCATAACATGTTTAGGAGTACTAAATTTTGGTGTCTCCATAAAATCTTTTAACCTAATTCTACTAGGGTCTAAAATTTTGGtctcattattatttaaaacaagaggaataatattttcttgttgAGGTTGTGGAAGTGATGGTGGGGTAATTGGTGTAGGgtgtgggggtgggggtggaggTGGAGGTGAGGTGAATTGGATTATTTGGgggaaaaataatttgttttgtaAAGTGTTGGGAATTAGGTCTTGGAGATAAAAAATTAGTGTTATACCAATTGCTAAACCAgacccaaataaaaaaaaataggacaCAAGATTATGGAGGTACCTTTGAGAAATAGTGAATAGTTTTGTACTGGTGAATTGATATTGTTGTTCATTCTTCATtttcttggaaaaaaaatactactaCAACAACGCACTCGTTATAATCTCACAAATAAagtctaaaaaaaataagatatacaCAGAATTACAAACCTTGCTTTTTGTCTTTTGTAG
This window encodes:
- the LOC107013965 gene encoding glycosyltransferase BC10, producing the protein MKNEQQYQFTSTKLFTISQRYLHNLVSYFFLFGSGLAIGITLIFYLQDLIPNTLQNKLFFPQIIQFTSPPPPPPPPHPTPITPPSLPQPQQENIIPLVLNNNETKILDPSRIRLKDFMETPKFSTPKHVMKDEDLIWRAMMVPSVSDLPFNRKPKIAFMFLARGSLPLAPLWERFFQGHEGLYSIYIHSQPSFNGSAPQEGPIFHDRRVASKKVEWGKFNMVEAERRLLANALLDISNERFVLLSESCIPLYDFTTIYDYIINSANTFMESYDLISPVGRGRYNKKMKPLVTLAQWRKGSQWFEVDREIAIDIISDQKYSNLFKRFCRPACYSDEHYLPTFVTMKYWWKNENRTLTWVDWAKGGPHPTKFIRPDVTEDLLYGMRNGTKCEYNGQPSNMCYLFARKFLPSTLDRLLRFAPKIMKFG